TGCTAGGATtcccatatttaaacaatatatagaGGAGCATATGAGAAAAATGTCATTTCTATTCATATCCCTTCAGTCCAAATTCAGTCAGATAACCAATGCTCTATCTAGTAAGGgaagctgggaaatgtagtctttaCACTCAGGAGGGTGAAGAGCACCCTTCTACCCTATCTGCTTAAATGAAGCACAATACTACAGAGTCTCTAGGattgcagaaaacaaaacagtctaGAAACTGGGAGAAAGCCTAATGTCATGGACAAAGTCCTCCTCAGATGACATACAGGCTTATAAGAAATAGAAAGgtggccaagtgtggtggcacatgccttcaatttcAGCCCTTGGTAGGTAGAcacaggtaaatctctgagtctGGACCAACCTGGCTTACATTCCAGGCTATctgaggctacatagtgagacactgtctcaaaaacaaaacaaaacaaagcaaaaatctgGAAAGGCATGCAGCCAGTACGGCCGGTCACAGTTACATACAACCTATGAGTGAGGCATAAAGGCAGGAGAAGTTTTAGAGAGCTTAATTGTGATTAACTGATTTGTTTAGAGAGATTAATTATGAGTAGTGGAGCCCTAACCACTGAACTAGCATTTACAAAGGCTAAGGTCTTAACctgggggaggggaacaagaCCTGGAAAGACTAAGGAGATGAAAATGGGGTACACGGAAGGCAATCAAGAAAGACTGTGAAATTTGTTGTTCAAGCTTTTGTAGATGGTGAAGATTGGATCTAGAAAAAAGCAAAGCCTATCAACGGGTCAGATGTGAGGGGAGACACATGTGAACCAGGAAAGGCCTGGCATGACTTATCCTTTGTGTTGTTAATATgtcagggtgtggtggcacacacctttaaacccagtactcagaaggcagaggaaagaagatctctgtgagtttgaggccagcctggtctatagtgagCTGCAGGTCAGTtggagctacagagtgagaccctgtctcaaatagaaataacaacaaaaatgctaCCAATAACCTCTTTCAGTTTCTTTCCCGAAAgttaatatatatttacttatttattctctctctctctctctctctctctctctcttctctctctctctctctctctctcttctctctctctctctctctctgtgtgtgtgtgtgtgtgtgtgtgtgtgtgtgtgtgtgtgtgtgtctgtatatgtgtacGTAGGTTAGagggcaacttttgggagttgattCCACcttatgggtcccagggatcaaactcatcgGTCAGACTTAGTGGCAAATTACTttgcccacagagccatctcaccagccccttttTCAAATATGGGCAGCTCTAAAGCAAAGCACGCAGATTTCTACAAATTTTGTCTCCATGAGGAGGGTAAAGTCCTTAGCATCCCCACTGGAAATGTCCTCTGTGGTTATGACATGTACTCTGAGTTTCCTCAGTGACGTGTAGAAAGCACATGTCCTCTCCCTACTTCCTGGCTAGGGAGAGTCAGTGTACCCATTGCAATTCTCCCTCTGCCCTGAATTACACACATCACCTCTCCAGAGTTATCAGCTCCAAGAGATGCGAAATTGTTTAGTTCATGACTTGGATCTGCACTCCATGggaacattattttctttctttgagtaaTGGCGGCAGGGACCCCTCCCCCAGGAAAGCCAATACATCACTCTGTCATAATGCCAGTATTCTGCGCATATTTTATTCACATTTGGATTTATGGATGGAAAGATTTTTTGTTCCCATGCTATAAAGTGTTGTTTAAAAAACAAGTACTACCAATTAATAACTAATAGCTACAGTTTGTAAACAGAAGTATGAAGTAAAAATAACAGATACAATTCCTTTGGTATGCCCAAgactttgacattttttttattctgtcatGAAACTGGGAGGGCTGCCATTTTCCTCTCTTTGTGGCATCTGCCCTTGCCATACAACTGTTTTCCTCACTtctttgctcttgctcttgcttcACCGGTTCATTTATGCAGCACACCAAAACCACGAAGCATTTCCAACTCCAACCTGTTGACTAACTTCTGTTCATTGATACTTTataacaaaaggaagcaaaattGAAACTCATGTAAGCATGTGTTCAAGGCCTGGAATAGTGACTGTCAGACTGTCATGAAAAGCTTTGCACTGGCTGCCCATCGAGATCATATACAATAACTGTCAATAACTATACAATAACACTCAGATAGCAGCATGTCAATCACTGAACGGGTCATTCAAAGACTAGACAAACAGAATTCCGGGATGCTATTTCCATTAGAGGTTTCTAGCTCGAACGGTTCCAGCTGACGATACTCAAATGTCACTCGGTTAATGTGTTTTCCACTGGAGACCATGCGCACCACAGCGTTGTCACAGCTGATTTTCATCTGGGCTATAATTGAtggggaaaaaataataaatgttttccaACAGGTTATAGAACAGAGGGTAAAAACAGTGCTCTCcactaaataaattaaacagTGAAGGTGGGATAGGGACATGAATGGCATCTTGCTCTCACATAGTCAAATCCTTTCAGTCaaaacatctttttgttttttgtttagattttatttatttattatgaatacaactttctgcttccatgtatatctgcacaccagaagagggcaccagatctcataacggatggttgtgagccaccatgtggttgctgggaattgaactcaggacctctggaagaacagtcagtgctcttaacctctgagccatctctccagccccccatctttttgttttttaactataTAATTAGATGTAGAATCAGGAACTAGATCCAGTCTTTTTCTGCACGTACAGGACACCATAAGacaaggaaagctggctagaaagagGTAAAATTTCTCTTTGACCTTTGTCTTATCTTCCTGCCTGCAATGCTTAGGTGGCAAAGGGAACAATGGTGACCAATGAACTCTGCTCCATTGCTGGCCTTTCTAGGCAGGGACAGTTCAGGGTGGGAACAGAATCTGGGTTTGAAGTGGCAATTAGTACAGAGAGGCAGGACTGTACTGTTTGGTGTTTGTGTGGATCAGAAAATCCCATTTATTACACCCTACGTCTAGATAATGGCTACATTTTACATGCAAATGAAAACTCATTTGCACAGAGTAGGCACACACACTGAGTAGGCCAGCTTTTGTTctattgcagtggttctcaaccttcctaatgccagcatactttaatacagttcttcatgttgtagcaACCCTggatcataaaattattttcattgacaactgtaattttgctactgttataaatcataaagtaaatatctaatatgcaggatatctaatatgcaTTTGACCCCAAAGGTCAAGACCCTCTGGTTGAGAACCAATTTTTCTATTGTTTACCAACACCTTTCAAACTGTCCTGGTATGGAATAGTTTTGAACATTCTCACTTGACTTACAGCCAATAGTTTCATTGTCTGAACGCACACCTGACACCTGTTTGTCGCTTCTGACAGGTGTGCCCAGGCAACTCACACTGAAAGTCaggttattttcattaaaaattgctCTCCATTCATTTCTAAAGGCACAGTTTGATTCCTGACGCGTTTTATCTGCACTATAATAATTCTTcctgctattttaatttttccagtcTCTCCCTTCATACTTCGTATCTGCAGGTTATTTCTCAATTCTGAGGCATGCTACCACTATCACTGTGCCACAGGTGCCTCCCGGACACATCCCTAGGTGCAAATGAAGCAACACAGCATGATAGTGTCAGTAGGGTGAAAGTCTATTTGAAAGCATGATAAGTTTCAACCCTGAGttttttaaaataccaatttGAGAGAACCTAGATTAACTGCTGCCTGGAGGCTGTGTTTATCTCTCTTTAGATAATCTGGaaggttgtttttctttctggtgtCACTCTGAGCTTGAATCGACACAGTATATCCTGCTTCCTTTAGTCAATGTGCATACTATTTGTTTTTGACATAATTTCTTACAAAATTCAATTTAAAGGACAGGGTCTCTAATGGTTCTATGATTTGGGACTAAACTTAGAGTACATGGAAATAGGGAGGATACAAGAGGGGAGAAAAAAGCTGTCTGCTTTACAACTTCATCACCCGGTTAGAGGAGGGTCTGTGGGGGTGTGAGAGGAGGGGGCTCTGAGGGGAATGGTCTGTGCCATTTGGcactgttttttttggggggggttttcaagacagggtttctctgtgtagctttggagcctatcctggagaccagtctggccttgaactcacagagatccgcctgtctctgcctccccagtgctggtggcatgcgccaccaacgcccagcatgcaCTGGTGTTCTTTGTCTTAGGTTTTAATTTGTCTCTTTCCAGACTACCAACGATTCCTGTAATCGACAGGTGTGAGGGCGATCTTAATAGAATCTTTCTATGGAACCTGCCCCCACCACATATAACTATTAGTTTGGTCATGAGGTCAGTGGTTCAGACCCCATCCTCACACACCTTAGCAAGGCAGAGCTGGCACCATCTGGCAGCTGCATCCTAAAGTAGCTTTGTATTAATAGGGagtactttgagatttcagaattTGCCTCTGGGTAGCAATGGTCTTTGAGGGGCTAGTATAGCTGCAGAAGTTGGGGGAAGTCAGGGGCTTAGGGGCGCTCTAGAAATCTCTGCTTTGATGTATATGTGCCATAAGTAATCCAGCCCTGTACAACATATGTGTATCCATGCAtggatatgtgtatatataccgacacacatacacatacatgagaaTGTATCCTACACAGATGGCAGagttatttagttattatttcattattatacTGTTACCAATCACAGATACTTTGACCATTTGAACTGTTAGTCTCCAGAGGATAAAAGCAGAGATCTTCCCTGAAGtagagaaacattttctttttcatagtttTCCCTAAATACACATCCTTGATGCTCTATAGGCATCTTTGATGCGGGTACTTAGGTAATAAGTTCTGATACTATACATAGACTCTCAAGTAAAATTCTCACATTGGCttgacacaaaaaaacaaaaattttggtAGAATTTGTCTTCTTGTATATGGAAAATCGGGATGTTTTATTTAAGGGAATCACCCTGATGCTACGTAAATGACAGCTGAAGAATAGTCTCACCAGGGCCGTGAAAGGGGGAGCACAGGTCGGCTAATGGCATCATCTTGGAGGGGTCCAATCCAGTTCCTCCCAGCAGCTCCACGAAGTCGCTAGTCCCGCCACACCCAGCCGTGGGTTTCTAAGAGAATACAGCAGTGGACAGAGCAAGATGCAGGTAAACCTACTACAGAGGCCAAACTGAGGCAAGAGAGATCAGTGAGTGTGCTCTGTCAGCCTTCAGTCTCTGTGCCTTTGACTCAAACATCAGAGCCTCCAGAAATGGTTtaaggtgaaaaacaaaaacaaaaaccaaactccTAAGAATCAGTTTTCTAAATCAGtatagccatttttaaatgtatgtgcccTTTTTAGGGGCTAAGTTCAATGACTTGAGAAATGAAACTGGAATTTGTAAGCTCAGAATAAGATGTAGGAACACAACTTGAACATACTTGGACTCATGCCAGGTTACTGGGAATCTTAAAGCTCGAAGTCAGATTAAAGGAAGTCCAGCCACCTGCagcttataattattttatgatttgtatATTTAAATTCTATGTTCTCCCTCAGCTTGCTTCCTTGCCTCTTGTTAATAAAGGAAAATTTCTGTTCTTGGAACATGTCTCTTCTACAAGTAAGGATTTAGATTACTCATGGgtgtatttaaaaaagaatagaactGTGATTTGGGGCTCAAGTTAGCCAAACTTACCACTTACTCTTTCCTTTCAAGGAAAACAAATCCTTTTTGTGGTACTCAGAAGAAAAATTCATTCTAAGCCTCGGAAGCCATCATTTCCTACTTCCCCGAATCCTCCCACTGTTCTCAGCCAAGTGATTTCTGTGCctcacaaaacacacagaaactgttcATTCTCAGTCCCAAATGTCACACTTGGCCGCTGCTTCACATGCCTGGGTTAGCCTTGAGTTTAGGTCaatcctcccaaatgctggggtaaGGGGAATGGCCTCCCATACCTGCAAATGGTCTTAAACTATGGACTGTCTCCCACCATTCCTGTTGCCTGCCACCCTGTTATTCATCCCTGTGTACTCATTAAGAGACATAGTGGTATGTGGCAGGTGGCCAGAAGTTAACCAGATAAACCCTGAAACATGAGAACCAAAATCTAACAGAACTAAATGCAGGTGCATACATATGGGACATTTAGAAGGACTTTAATGTGGGATGAGAACTgaaattaaaacattatataGTGGTCACTATTTTGCTAAGGAAAGGAGACAACAGGAGCTGCTTATGTTTAAGGGACCTACTATGTGCATAGCTGTATGCTTAGGTAGTTCAAACACAATTTCATTGCATGATGAAATAAAGATTTAATTAGGCCCACTGTGCACTAGTTTGTGAACTGAGAGTCATATAAGCTATTTAGGAATGAAAGAACATAATTGCCTTTCCCATGAGTAGATTGGCGGAAGTTTCCACTTGGTGAGCGATGACATCTCTCTCCTCTAGGTAATCCTCTCAGGCTTTCTCATAAACAGTGGCAGAAAGTGAGCTGCACAGGGACCTGTCTGGGGTTCTGGGCCTCTCTGTAGCTCCTACATGTCTTTGTTGAAGTTTGAAGCTCCTATCATCTCTTGCTAGACTTAGAACCTGTACCAAAGGCGTACCCTAACTTGTTGACCTAGAAGTAAAGTCCCCACTGCTCATTGTGAACACTTGAAGTCTTTCCACCCAGTTTATAAGAGTCATCTCACAGAGGCCATGAAAAAGGCAGCATATCCCCCAGCCCATTCACCAGGTGGGAGCCAGAGTGACCTTCAGACAGCACACACCAGCTCATTCCCACCAGAACCCACAGCTTCCCCACTGCACCTGCAGCTCACACCTTCTATGGATGGACAGCACTCACTGCAGTTCCCATCTCCATCTCTACTTTGCTCCTTCTTGTTTCTAGGATCCAGCAAGCCTGTTTCTGCCTGACAGCACtgttccctctgctcttccttctgCCCACAGCTGGTGCTCATTCTGGCCTATTGTTCGGGTCAAATCTTGAGCATCTCCTTCTCAGAAGTTTCCTTTCCTGACCACATTGTCTCAGGCagtgctctctgtctctccactTTCCTGTTCCTGCCTATCAAACACTCCGCTGCGTTTTCTGTACAGACTTAGTGTGATTTGAAATTGGTGATAATTTTGCCTGTCATCTTACTAGAAAATAGACTCCCCGTGAGCAGGACCTGCCTTGTCCATTGCTTATTTTTAGAATCTAGAATATTCCCCTTGTACAAAGGAATTTTATATTATTACTAATATTTactattattagtattattagtaTTGCGGTATTGACGGTAGTAGTATTAAAGGAAGGATcatgctatgtagtccaggttagcctggCACAAGAGGCTCTTCTACCTTAatctcccagtgctgagattacaagtgtaagccaccatacctagctctCAATACCCAGGCCAATACTCAATACAAAAAGTAGATTTTAAAGGAACTGATGCCTGGAACAAAGTAGTCTCTAAAATGCTAAAGTGACTACCAAAAATTATTCTTAGAGCTTCATTACGTAAATCACAGACCTTCAGATCTGTTACCACACCTTCCCCCTTCTAGACTGTACACGAAGAATGGCATGCCATAGGAACACTATCAGGTTGGACCCAAATCACTAAGACATCCTTATCAAAGGACCATTCCTCCATCAAGgttcaataacaacaacaaagaagaggCAAAGCCACATGAATCTGGGGCCTGGAGGAAGTTggatagaaattatttttctcagcCCTGTTCCTTATTTAGTTTTCACAAAGATCTGTATGTTTGAGAACGCTGGCTGCCTCTAATACCACCAAATGTTATTTTAGCTTAGGCCTCTgaacaaggaaaaggaaatgagtgTGACTCACAGAGAAGTCACTATCTGTGCAAACAGATACAGTCAAGCCAGCCTTCATTTTAAGGCACATACAGAAATTGATATGAAAGCAAGTTGATAGGAATCTCAcagctaatttttctttttaggcaAAAATGTCATATAACATGCTCTTCAAACTTTACTGCTTATATCAAAAtccaatttcatattttatgccACCGTTAGCATTCTTTCATAGAGCAGTGCTGTCAATGGGAGAGAGACTTGCTTCGTATCAAAAGAAAATTCCAATAATCAGGAAAGCAGCTGTGTTGATGACTCACCGGAGGCTCGGCTAGGAGAGGATTTTTGCAAAAGAGGAAAGTACAAGAGCGTCCAATTGTAATTACATACTGTAGCTTTACCAATGAAAGCATTTCCTATGTCACAAGAGGAGTACTGGAGTAGTCAGGACAGGCACCTGAGTGTTTGCCTCCAGTGTGACTGAAATAGACTTTGACGAAGCCAGTGCAGCATATGGGAAACTTAAAGGCAGCAGCCACACGGTTCCACCTTCCTGACACAAGGTGTGTTTTGGGTCTGATAAAACCAGTGGCCTTACCAAATGGCCAAGGAGCAAGCAAGCCACTGACCTTTAACTGGAGATCATGCCAGTGTCCCAGGGTGAGATCAGAGATTCTGATTGCCACAGGGTAGATGATAGAGAAGCTGCAGTTTTGGTGCTGATGTGGGACCACCAGAGTAAACCTTCCACTCGGGGTCTGGGAGATGACATTGCAAGCTTTAGGGAGAAAACGTTACAATTATATTATTTGGAGTGctggtttttaaaatagaaattcatGATATCTTCACTCTAGAATTCAGTTCATGGTCTAGTAGATATGTCCAACCTGGGGCCCACTGACCACATGTGCCCAGGATAGTTGTGAATGGGGCCAACCCTATTTATAGACTATACTCTTACATCCCAGCATCCAAAGGGTGGGCCTCAAGGCTCAAAGATGAAGCCAGAACCTAATGCTGTGGAAAATCCTCACCCCTAGGATTTGGAGCCAtggtgttattttaaaaaataataataaagccatAAGTAACTTTATTCTAAAGACTTCATGATAATGACAAAGGAAGGCAAGACTAAAATAAACAACAGTTTTATACCTAGTAGTTATTTGCTGGGTATTGAGCAATGTACTGTTGACTAAATGATCAACTTTTAAATCTTGGTAGTCTTAAGGTTTTCTgaagtttttctgtctttttttttttatttcaaacttaCAACCGAGATATTCTTCTATCTATGAAACAGACATAGGGTTTGCCTTTGGGATAACCTACCTCCTTATATTTTTTATTACACTTAATTTAAGAAAGAAGTGAAATTCCTTGATAGTTCTAAAAGGCATCTTCTGATTTCTTACCAAGTAGATTCCAGGAGAAATGTGTCCTCTCCAATCATTCTACTCAGATAGCCTCagattttcctctctctctctctctcttcctttctctctctgtctctctctgtctctctctgtctctctctgtctctctctctctctctctctctctctctctctctctctcattctcccttcCTGATGCCAGAGTTTAAACCCAAGTTTTGTGTACCCTCGGACAAGTGGTGTACTTCTTAACTATGTCCCATCTCCCAGGGTTTTCTCTTAATGAGAAAATAGGCTAGTGCATGGACTCATTTTGCTCAAAATCATACTCTTTCATCTTCAGCTCTATAGTTTTACAGAATAATCTCTGTGTTTCTCTATCAGAAATGAACTGAGTTAGGGCAGTGGCTTTGTGGTAGAAGATAACATAGAAGAAAGTGACACAGAGCCACTCTGGTCCACTCCCCCTCAGGTTATGACATTTGTCCACCTTGTCTCAGAAGCTCAACTCCCCAGCCTTTGTTTATAAAGCTCTGGCACCTAGTGATCCTTCAAGCTTATCCTGCACCTGGGGGATGGTTTGAGAGATTAAAGTTCCTTACAGCACCCATTGGAATGCCTGAGGAGGGCAGAACAAGACtttggaggaaaaataaaagtgtatGTACCATATATGAGAGTATTGCCTAGCCcgggaaataaaatcaaaaactGTGGTTTGATTTTTCATAACAAGGAATAAAGACCTCACACACTCCTTGGTTTAAGTATGTGAAGCAATATGACCTGACCTTTACAAAGCAGGTGTGGCCACCTCCCACCATGGGGGAGTCCTGTCTTTTCCTTGAGCTTACTTACGGAAGAGGTTGGGGTCTGTCTTGATGGTTAATGTGAAACCATTTCCTGGTTCATGGACCCGAAAGAAGACCATGGCCACATTCTGGGAAGATCTGATGCTCCTTCGGGTAAGACCACTCTCACAGAAATCTGTGTAACGCTTCACGAGGGGTAGAGGGTGATCTTGAGAACTTGGGAATTTCTCCCCCTTGAGGATCCAGCCATCAAATACCttcaaatgatgatgatgatggtggtggtggtggtggtgatggtgatgatggtgataataaataatattaacagTAATAATACAGACATAAACAGTCACTTTAGCCAGCCTGAAGTCAGAATTTTTTGAAAAGAGGGGGAAAGTTACCCAACAATGAGCTTTCAGTCATAAGCAAGGAACCTGCAGCCCCTACCCACAGCCTGATAGCTTTTCATTTATATGCATTTTGAATGTGCAGGTTGGTTGCAAGCAATATTATcaattaatcatttttttctgtataagcCTTCAAGCTGCTAAGTTAGCACACCTTCTTATACTTTATCAGCTAGTTTGGTAAAAGGAAATTTAGACAACActgatatttttgtcttttccataTTCAAATGAACTATACAGCATCACTATTAGGATTTCACTGGACCTCAGCTTCTATATTGCCTCTAGTCAGTGAAATGTGAGCAACAACAACAGATCTCAAAGaataagtaacaacaacaaaaattttctgGATATGATGGAGGATGTGTGTAACCCCAGTACTGCAGAGGCCGAGGGAGGAAGCATCATGAATTTGCAGCCAACCTAGGTTACATAGAGTGATTGTGTCAAAGTGATGCTGAGGGGTGGGGGAAGCTGCAGCTTCTTTACCACTCttcacattaaaagaaaattatcatctcaagttggtgtgtgtgtgtgtgtgtgtgtgtgtgtgtgtgtgtgtgtgtgtgtgtgtgtgcgcgtgcgtgcgtgtttaATGTTGCAGTCAGGTGGTGCTAGCTAGTAAGCCATGTAAGACTTCCTCATCGCTTCCTAAGTTAGCTTTGGGACAAAGGGTCAAAGTCAATTGATTCCGCTCTCAAAATCATGGCAGGGCTCCATTTTAATGAGTCCATCATAGCAACATTACCAACAACCTGGGTACAAATTATTTCTAGCAAGCTTGACAGCTTCACAAATGGTTCTACTTTGGAAGTCCCAAGAGAGC
This DNA window, taken from Cricetulus griseus strain 17A/GY chromosome 2, alternate assembly CriGri-PICRH-1.0, whole genome shotgun sequence, encodes the following:
- the Crhbp gene encoding corticotropin-releasing factor-binding protein, with amino-acid sequence MSPNFKLQCHFILILLTALRGESRYLEVQEAADYDPFLLFSANLKRDLAGEQPYRRALRCLDMLSLPGQFTFTADRPQLNCAVFFIGEPEEFITIHYDLVSIDCQGGDFLKVFDGWILKGEKFPSSQDHPLPLVKRYTDFCESGLTRRSIRSSQNVAMVFFRVHEPGNGFTLTIKTDPNLFPCNVISQTPSGRFTLVVPHQHQNCSFSIIYPVAIRISDLTLGHWHDLQLKKPTAGCGGTSDFVELLGGTGLDPSKMMPLADLCSPFHGPAQMKISCDNAVVRMVSSGKHINRVTFEYRQLEPFELETSNGNSIPEFCLSSL